The Listeria monocytogenes genome window below encodes:
- a CDS encoding PTS sugar transporter subunit IIB, with amino-acid sequence MNNIMLVCSAGMSTSLLVKKMTEAIEKQQVDATVIAVAEADFDKYKGNVDVVLLAPQVRFLEKNLKRVLDPLGIPVAIINGIDYGTMDGEKVLNDALAMIEK; translated from the coding sequence ATGAATAACATCATGTTAGTTTGTTCGGCCGGTATGTCCACAAGTCTGCTCGTAAAAAAAATGACAGAAGCTATCGAAAAACAACAAGTGGACGCTACTGTCATTGCAGTGGCGGAAGCTGATTTTGATAAGTATAAAGGCAACGTAGATGTTGTTTTACTCGCACCACAAGTTCGGTTTTTAGAGAAGAATTTGAAGCGAGTACTGGATCCATTAGGTATTCCAGTTGCGATCATTAACGGGATTGACTATGGAACAATGGACGGCGAAAAAGTGCTAAATGATGCACTAGCAATGATTGAGAAATAA